Genomic window (Bosea vaviloviae):
GACTCCGGCAGGATGATCGCGAATTCCTCGCCGCCGAAGCGGGTGATAACCGCTTTTTCCTTGAACTTGTCCTTCATGGTGCGAGCGACGAGGCGCAGCACCTGGTCGCCGGTGAGATGGCCATGGGCGTCGTTGAATTTCTTGAAATAATCGATATCGGCCATGACCAGCGCGAAGGGCTCGCGGCGCAAAGTCGCCTGATCGATCGATTTCTGCAGCATTTCCTCGAAATGGCGGCGGTTGGCGAGGCCAGTCAGCGGATCTGTCAAAGCCTCGGCGCGGGTCATCTCCAGCGCCTCGCGAAGATTGCGGATCTCGTTGGAGCTGTTGCGGAGCTGGGCTTCGAGCTGGGTCTTGCGGGTGACCTCTTCGCGTGTCGACAGCACGAGCGCCTCGACCCATTCGCGCAGCCGCTGCCGGTCCGCCGGCGGCGGCACGTCCTCGGACATGGCGGAAAGGCGGCCATGATAGCGCTCGCTGGACACGAGCGTCTTGTCGACCAGCGACATCAGCCCGTCGATCTCGCCCAGGACCTGGAGGCTCGTGCGCTCCGCCTGTTTCGCGAGCCGGTCATTGCCGATGAAGCGATCATAGAGATTGTCGATGTCGGCGACACCGACCTTGCCCTCGCTACTGGCGAGGATCGCGCTCATCGCCATGCTCACGGCCGGCATTTCGCCGCTAAGATGGGCGTACCAGACCTCAAAAGCGCGCGGATAACCCGGAGAGCCATGCTCGCGCATCGCCGCGACGACCTGATCGGCGAGATCACAGGATTGAGCCGAAATCTGCGCGTGATCGCTCATTGCCGATAGCCCGGACATGAAGCCGGTTCATGGCTTTCGACCATGACAGCCTCGATTGAACATCGAAGCGGGACATCCTGTCCGTCACAACGGCGGCATGCGCCCGTTCATGGCCACTGCGCTAGCAGCAGCCATTCAGGAAACATGACGCCTCTGAGTTAATGCGAGGTTATGCCCTAAGGTCAGTTCTTAGAATTAGCCGACCTTGACGGGACGCATCAGGAAGGCCGGCACATGATCGCCGAGCCCCTTGACCTTCGGGCCATCATCATCGTCGCGCCGACGCGGCTCGGCTGTGCGCTCAGGCCTGGCGGCGCGAGGCTCGGGGCCGCGCTCCGGCTTGGCTGAACGAGGTTCCGGCGCCCGCTCCGGCTTGGCGGCCTGAGGAGCGGGGCTCTCGCCGCGGATCTTGGTCTTGGTCGGCCCGTCCGCCTCGGGACGGCGGCGGCGCGGCGCCGCTTCCTCGTCGGAGGCGGGGCGTTCCACCCGGATCGGGCGCGGCGTCGTCTCGGGCTCGGCGCGGGGGCCGCGCTCCGGGCGGCCACGGCCACCGCCGCGCACTGGGCGGCGATCCTCTCCACGTCCGCCGCGACCGCCATGGCGCTCCTCGCGCGGAGCGCCGGGCGGCAACGTATCGACACCGCCGCCTTCCCAGGCGATGGGCTGGCCCATCAATTTCTCGATCGCGGTGACGAGCTTTTCGTCATGGCGCGTCACGATGGTGAAGGAGGCACCCTCGCGGCCGGCGCGGCCGGTGCGGCCGATGCGGTGGACGTAGTCCTCGGCATGGGTCGGCACGTCGTAATTGAAGACATGGCTGACCGCGGGAATGTCGAGCCCGCGAGCGGCGACGTCGCTGGCGACCAGGATCGGGTTCTCGCCGATGCGGAAGGATTCCAGCGCCGCCATGCGGGCGTACTGGTCCATGTCGCCATGCAGCGAGACCGCAGGGAAACCGTGCTTCTGCAAGGATTTATGCAGCGTGGCTACATCGCGCTTGCGATTGCAGAACACGATCGCGTTCTGCAGGTCCTTGGCTTCCTTGATCAGCTTGCGCAAAGTCTCGCGCTTCTCGAAATCCTGCCCGTTCGAGGCGATCAGGCGTTGCGTGATCGTGGTGGCCGCGGTTGCGGGGCGCGAGGCCTCGATGCGCACCGGATTGTGCAGGAACTGCTCGCTGATGCGCGTGATTTCGGGCGGCATCGTCGCGGTGAAGAACAGCGTCTGGCGCGTAAAGGGCACAAGCTTGCAGACACGCTCGATGTCGGGGATGAAGCCCATGTCGAGCATGCGGTCGGCCTCGTCGATGACGAGGAGCTCGACGCCGGTGAGCAGCAGCTTGCCGCGCTCGACATGATCGAGCAGGCGGCCGGGCGTCGCGATCAGCACGTCGACGCCGCGGGTGATCTTCGCGTCCTGGTCGCCGAAAGAGACGCCGCCGATCAGCAGCGCGACGGAGAGCTTCTGGTTGAC
Coding sequences:
- a CDS encoding DEAD/DEAH box helicase codes for the protein MSFAELGLSEKVLTAVTTAGYTTPTPIQAQAIPHVLARRDVLGIAQTGTGKTAAFTLPMLTILETGRARARMPRTLILEPTRELAAQVEENFSRYGVNQKLSVALLIGGVSFGDQDAKITRGVDVLIATPGRLLDHVERGKLLLTGVELLVIDEADRMLDMGFIPDIERVCKLVPFTRQTLFFTATMPPEITRISEQFLHNPVRIEASRPATAATTITQRLIASNGQDFEKRETLRKLIKEAKDLQNAIVFCNRKRDVATLHKSLQKHGFPAVSLHGDMDQYARMAALESFRIGENPILVASDVAARGLDIPAVSHVFNYDVPTHAEDYVHRIGRTGRAGREGASFTIVTRHDEKLVTAIEKLMGQPIAWEGGGVDTLPPGAPREERHGGRGGRGEDRRPVRGGGRGRPERGPRAEPETTPRPIRVERPASDEEAAPRRRRPEADGPTKTKIRGESPAPQAAKPERAPEPRSAKPERGPEPRAARPERTAEPRRRDDDDGPKVKGLGDHVPAFLMRPVKVG
- a CDS encoding GGDEF domain-containing protein, producing the protein MSDHAQISAQSCDLADQVVAAMREHGSPGYPRAFEVWYAHLSGEMPAVSMAMSAILASSEGKVGVADIDNLYDRFIGNDRLAKQAERTSLQVLGEIDGLMSLVDKTLVSSERYHGRLSAMSEDVPPPADRQRLREWVEALVLSTREEVTRKTQLEAQLRNSSNEIRNLREALEMTRAEALTDPLTGLANRRHFEEMLQKSIDQATLRREPFALVMADIDYFKKFNDAHGHLTGDQVLRLVARTMKDKFKEKAVITRFGGEEFAIILPESDLVAGKFGAETVRQALLTRELVKRSTNENLGRITISLGVAGYRRGDTAGSLVDRADQALMQAKRDGRNRTVTEEAVEALSRVA